The Kribbella sp. NBC_00662 nucleotide sequence GTGGTCGACCTGGACGCGCTGCTGGAGGCCGGCCGGGCCGCGCAGGAGCGGCACCCGGCCGAGCTGGACGAGTCCGGCGAGCGGGAGCCGGTCGACTCCGCCGAGCAGGCGATCTACGAGATCAGCCGCGAGGTCGGCGAGGCCTGGTTCGAGCTGCCGGGGATCGAGATGGTCGCCGGCGCGCGGGCGTACGTCGTACCGGAGCCGCCGTTCGAGCCGCTGGACGCCGACGCCGAGGACGTCGTCACCGAACTCATCGCCCCGAACGGCGTGGCCACCCACGCCGAGACCTGGGCCTAGACCAGTAGTTCGCCGTCCAGGACCGTGATCGCCTGGCCCTTCAGGTAGACGCGGTCGCCGGATGAGCTGACCTGGACGACCCCGCCTCGGGCGGACGCCTGGTACCCGACCAGTTCGTTCCGTCCGAGGCGTTCGCCCCAGTACGGCGCCAGACTCGTGTGCGCGCTCCCGGTGACCGGGTCCTCCGGGATCCCACTGCCCGGCGCGAAGAACCGCGAGACGAAGTCGTACTCCGAGCCCTGCGCTGTCACGATCACCCCGCGCAGCTTCTCCCGCTCGATGATCCCGGCCATCGCGTCGTAGTCCGGGACGACTGCACGCACCGTCGCCTCGTCACGGACGACGACCAGGAGATCGCGGAGCTCGCCCGTGATGTAGACCTCCGAGAACTCGACCGCCAAGGCTGCGCCGAGCCCGTCCGGAGCCGGCACCTCGGTCGGCCGGTTGACCGGAAAGTCCAGCGTGATCCCGTCGTCCGCGACCGTCGCGATCAGGATGCCGCTGCGCGTTGCGAAAGCAACCTTCCCGGACACCTTGTCGTCCGACACCAGCGCATGCGTGGTCGCGAGCGTGGCGTGGCCACAGAGCCGCTCTTCCAGAGTCGGGGTGAACCAGCGCAGATCCCAGTCCGCGTCGGCCCGCTCCGACGGCCGGGCGAACGCGGTCTCGGCGTGGTTCATCTCGGCGGCAACGGCCAGCATCCAGGCCTCGTCGGGCCATTCCCCGGCCTCGAGGAGACAGACCCCGGCCGGATTCCCGGTGAACGGACGTGCCGCGAACGCGTCGACAACCCTGATCCTCATAGCTCGACGCTAAACAGGACCGCTGCGGGTTTCCATAGCCATTCGGCACCGGGTGGACCGGTCAGGCCATCGCGACGGCCTCGATCTCGAGCAGCCAGTTCTCCGCGTAGATGTCGGCGATGACGACCGTGAGCGCCGGGGCATGATCGCCGAGGACCTCTTCGCGGATCTTCGCGTTCAGCGCGCGGTACTGCCGGTCGGACAGGTACGTCGTCACCTTGACCAGGTTCCGGATCCCCATCCCCGCCTCGGACAGCACGGCCAGCACGTTCCGCCAGACCATCCGGCACTGCGCCTCGAACGTCTCCGGCACCCGCCCGTGCTCGTTGCCCCACGGCACCTGCCCGCTGACGAACACCATCCGCTGCGCGCCGTCGACCTGGACACCGTGGCTGTACTTGCCCGACATCGGCAGGATCGACGGATTCAGTGGCTCGATCGCTAGATCTGGCATGGATTCCCCCTTCTACTTCGTCAATGCTTCCCCACCCGGGTAACTCCGTCATGTCTACCTTGCGGCGATTGAACCGCCTAGCCCACCCGGTCGTATCGATGGTGTTCCGCATCCCTACCGACAGGAAAGTGACATGTCACTCCGCTCGAAGGGCCGGCCACTCGCGGTTGCCACCGCACTGGTCAGCGGCCTCGCACTTGTCACCCCGGTGACCGCCAGCGCGCACGGGTCGCATCACGCGCTCGCCGTACAACAGGTCAACCTGGTCTCGGACCAGGCCGGCAAAGCTGTCCTGACCGACCCGGACCTGGTGAACCCGTGGGGGCTGTCGCTCGGCGCGACCACCCCGCTCTGGGTGTCCAACCAAGGTACGTCGACGTCCACGCTGTACTCCGCCGCGCCCGGCTCGAACACCGTGACGAAGGTGCCGACCGTCCGGGTCACGGTGCCGCTGCCGACCGGGCAGGTGTCCAACCCGGGCACCGGGTTCCTGGTCAGCAACGCGACCGCGTCCGCACCGGCACGGTTCATCTTCGCCACGCTGACCGGCCAGATCGAGGCCTGGAACCCGACGATCAACCCGTTGATGGGGCCGGCCGACATCAAGGCGACCGTCAAGGGCGCGGCGTACACCGGGCTGGCGATCTCGCCCGCGTCCGACCGGCTGTTCGCGGCGAACTTCGCGCAGGGCAAGGTAGACGTATTCGACAACGCGTTCATGCCGGTGAAACTGTCGAAGTGGGCCTTCCGGGACCTGTCGCTGCCGCGCGGGTTCGCGCCGTTCAACGTGCAGACGCTGAACGACCACGTCTTCGTGACGTATGCGAAGCCCGACCCGAAGACCGGCCGCAGCCAGGCCGGACACGGACTCGGGTACGTCGACGAGTACACCGTGGACGGGAAGTTCGTCACCCGGGTGGCCACGCGCGGCGCGCTGAACGCGCCGTGGGGTCTGACCCTTGCTCCCGCGAGCTGGGGTGAGCCCACCGGCACGCTCCTCGTCGGCAACTTCGGCGACGGCCGGATCAACATCCTGCGGCCGAAGTCGCACGGCAGGTTCGACTTCGCCGGGCAGGTCCGCAACAGCCACGGCAGGACCCTGGTGATCGACGGCCTCTGGGCGCTCCTGCCAGGCACCGCCACCACCGGCGGCACCGACACGCTGTGGTTCTCCGCCGGACCGGCCAAGGAGACCCACGGCCTCCTCGGCCAGCTCCGGATGCCGTAGTAGTCAGAGAGATTTCTCGAACCAGTGATGCGCGTAGGGCTCGGTGTTGAAGGCCGGTACCTCCTCGAAGCCTGAGGAGCGGTAGAGGGCGATCGCCTCCTTCAGGTTGTGGTTGGTCTCGAGCCGTACGACGGTGGCGCCGTTCGCGGCCGCCGTACGCTCGAGCTCGGCGAGCAGCCGGCGGCCCAGCCCGAGCCCGCGCGCATCCGGTGACACCCACATCCGTTTGATCTCGGCCGGGTCGGAGCCGTGCAGCTTGAGCGCACCGCAGCCGACCGGCTCCGACCGCAACGTTGCCACGAGCAACAACCCGGCGGGGAGCGTCAACTCGGCATGGTCCGCCGAGATGCTCCGCGCCGGGTCGAACCCGGTCTCGAACCTGCGCTCGAGCTCCTCGAAGTACGCGTTCAAGCAGTACTGCGCCGCCGGTAGCCGCGGGTCGACGATCTCGACCCGGACCATCGACGCCGTCAGCAACCGGGTCACCTCATCCATCGCCGCGGTCAACCGCTCCCGCTGCCGGTCATCGAGCGGCTCGAGGATCGAGGCCGCCAACTCGTCCGACCGCTCATCGAGCACCCGCCGCTCGTCGAGCCCTTTACCCGTCAGCCGCGCCATCCGCACCCGCGCATCCGCCACACTCGGCTCGACCTCCACCAGACCCGCGCTGGTCAGCGACCGCAGCAACCGGCTCAGATACCCGGAGTCGAGATCAAGCCGCGCACGCAGGGTGCGCACGTCGCACCCATCCACGCCGATCTCCCACAACACCCGGTCCTCCCCCAGCGGACGACCGCGCGCCAGGTAGTCCTCCTGCAACACCCCAACCCGCTGCGTCACCATCCGATTGAACCGCCGCACCTCCGCAACACTCATCCTCTGACCTTAGTCAGAGATCTGCTCGTTGGCCCAGTCCGAAGAGGAGGGAACTCGACTGCACCATCTCCGGATACCTGTCCGCGAGCCTGGCGCACTCCAGCGCCGTGTGGAGCGGATCGGGTTCCTGGAGGCTGTCGGGGAGGGGTTGGTCGCCGTAGTGGGCGTCGATCATGACCGTCAGCCAGCCGCCGGGGCCGGTGAGGCCGTGGATGAGGACGCCACGGAGGCCGGCGTGGGTGAGTTCGGCTCGCAACTGCGCGACAGTGTGGTACGTCGTGTGCGCCATCCGGTCGTTCCGCGGGCTGTACCCGTCGCGCAGGATGTCCGTCACCACGGCCTGCCGCTGGATCAACGTGTTCGCCAGCGTGGAGCCGATCAGATTGGCAGCCCGGTTGATCGCCACCACCGCCACGAACCCACCGAGCTTCGTCACCCGGATCGCCTCACGCAGCGCGAGCTGCCGCTCGCCCGACTCCCGCAGGTGATACATCGGCCCGGCCACGAACGCCGCGTCGAACTCCTCGTCCTCCCACGGCAGCCGCCGCGCATCCCCTTGTACTGCGCTGATCCCGGCCTCGGTCGCCTGCCGAACGTGATGCTCGACCGGATCGAGCAGCTCGACGTCGTACCCACGGCGCTTCAACCAAGCAGCGTGGACCCCGGGCCCGCCGCCGATGTCCGCAACCGCCGCGGGAGGCGCCGGCAGATACCTGTTCAGCAGATCCTGTACCCGGGCCAGCTCCAACCGTCCCTTGACGGTCGATCCGAGCCGGCTCGCTTCGTCGTACCGCTCGCTGTAGTGCTCTTCGAGCTCCAAGTGCATCGTCATGACACCCGAGTCTGAGCACAGAACCCGCCCCCGGGCAGGGCAGATCCCGGGGCAGATCAATCTGCCCCGGGTTGCCCCGATTCCCCTATCCCTTGTTCCTTTGTATTTGTCAGTCGATCGGGCGGAGCTCGTCGGCGTACGAGACCGAGACCCGGCGGAGTACGCCTTCCTTCACGGAGTACTGACCCATGCGCCACAGCGGCGGGCTGTAGGCGTGGACGGTGACGCTGCCCTTGTCCAGACCGGTGAGGCGGTGGATGTGATCGGGCCCGAAGCCGTACACGTCGCCGGCCTCGACCTCGGTCTCGATCGACTCCACGCCGATCGCGAGGTTGTGCTCGACGAGCTTGCCGCGGGCGACCGCGACCGCGCCGGAGGAGACGTCGTGGTCGTGCCAACCGGTGTCGTTGACCGGGGTCCAGCAGATCAGCCAGACGTCGACGTTCGCGTCGCGGTGGAGGGAGGCGAAGACGCGCTCCTCGTCGGAGTACGCGACCTGGTCCTCCCACAGGTGCGGCTGCGCGGCGATCGACGCGGCCAGCTCGGACAGTTCGTCGGGGGTGAGGTCGCGGCCTGGAAGGTCATCCAGCGACAGACAGTTGTTGAGCTCCACGAGCCGGCTGGCCTGGCGAGCTGGGACGTTAGGTACGTCGATCGGCTGGGCAGTCACTGCACTCCCCTCTCAGGAGTCGTAGTAGCACCGGTGCCGAAGAGCAGCCGGTGTGGATTGTCGTGGCGGATCACCGCGGTCGCGGCATCGCCTTGGCGGAGGTCGGTGGTCCCGGCGTACGGCCGGTCGGTGCCGTGCACGACCTGGTCGATGCCGAGGATCCGCGCGACCGCGTCGATCCCCTGCGGGCCGTAGCTCGAGGTGTCGACGTACAGATTGGGATCGATGGTGCCGAGCCGGCCGCCGCGGGCAGCCAGCCGCTCGTGGTGCACCGGCGCGAGACCGGCCGCGGCGGCGAAGCACAACCGCAGGCCCGGGTACGTACGCCGTCCGCCGAACGCGTGCCACGCCCACCAGGCCGCTTGCAGCTGGGTGGTGTAGTCGACGACCGGCGCCCACCAGCAGAGATCTTCGTTCGACCGGGCCGAGCCGGGGTGGACCAGGATCGGCTTGTTCAATCGCTCGAGGGTCTGCAGCAGCTCACCGAGCGCCTCCCAGGACGACGGTGCGCCGAGTACATGGGCAGGCAGCTGCAGCCCGAGGAATCCCTTGTTCAGAAGGGATTCCAGCTGCTTGATGTCGGTTTCGAGTAGGTCGACAGACGCCCACGCCCGGAACGGTTGCGGGAAGAGTGTGGCACCTTCGTGCCAGGCGGCGAGCAGCTCCGCGTCGCCGAGTTCTTCGATGCCCAGCGGGCTCGACAGCGAGACGGCGGCGAGCGTCGTACCGGCATCCTGTTCGAGCGCCACCCGCTTGCCGATCTCGTGCGCCGCGGGGTCCACGTCGTACGGCGCCTCGGTCGCGGTGTGCAGCGTCCAGCCGTCGAGGTACGGCGGCTCGCGACGCGCTCGGAGCCGGTCGACGAACGCTTCCGGCCAGAGGTGCTGGTGGACGTCGATCATCGGCTCCCCCTCTCGGCGGTTTGATCAGATTGAAGCGCTTCAGGATGCTTAGAGTGAAGCGCTTCAAAGGCCGCGTCGTCAAGTTTTTGTCCACGGCTGCGGCTAGGGTCGTGGGCATGTCCGGAACCGGCCGGAGGCCAACCCTCAAGGACATCGCCAGCGAGACCGGGCTCTCGATGGCCGCTGTGTCGTACGCGCTGCGCGGTCTGCACGGCACGCCCGAGACACGGCAACGGGTCCAGGACGCCGCCGACCGCCTCGGGTACCAGGCCGATCCGGTCGCCCGCGCGCTCGCCTCGGGCCGGAGCGGCTCGATCGGCGTGCTGTGCGCCTCCCTCGAGGATCTCTGGCAGCAACGGGTCGCGGCCGCGCTCGGCCGCGAGCTCCTCGCGCCGGACCGGAACGCCTGGATCATCGACTCGGCCGGCGATGCCGACCGGCAGCTCGAGCTCGCCCAGCACCTCGTCGACCACCGCGCCGACGCGATCGTTGTGATCCCGATCGACCCGGCCGCGAAGGAGTGGGCCGAGATCGCGAAACAGGCGCCGGTGATCGCGATCGGCGACGCCCTGCCCGGCGCGAAGGCGAAGTCCGAGGTGATCTTCGACAACGAGACCGGCGTGAGTACGGCGCTGCGCCGGCTCGCGGACGCGGGTCACCGCAACGTCGCCGTGCTGAGCCCGACCCGGCGTCTCGAGGTTGAACGCCCGGCCGAGGAGATCGCTCAAAGCGTCGCGGCCGACCTCGGTCTGAAGCTCCGCCTGCTGCAATGCCCGCACGACCTGACCGGGGCGACCGACGTCGCCCGCGCGCTCCTGACCAGCGCGAACCCCCCGACCGGCATCCTCGCCCTCGCCGACTCGATGGCCTTCGGGGTGTACGCCGCCAGCCGCGAGCTCGGCCTGCGCATCCCGGACGACCTGTCGCTGCTCGGGTACGACGACCAGCCGATGTCCCAGCTGCTCACTCCGCCGCTGTCCACGTTCCACTGGCCCCTCGACGACCTGGTCAGCCACGTCGTCAGCCGCGTCACGTCGGCAGTCGACACCAACCGCCGAGTCCGCCGTACCACCCTCACGCCAACCCTGATCGAACGCGGCTCGGTCGCCGCCCCGCCGACCAACTAGGCGAGCCGGCCACCGATGCGCGACAGGATCCACGCGCTCGAAACTAGACCAAGTCAGTACACTTACTTGCCGATGTCCACGATCCGGGACGACGATGCCTGGAAATGGACTGCGGTCAGCCCCCGCGGGCTACGCAGGCGCTTTCTTCGTCGCTGCGCTCCTCAGCGCACCCACTCCGCGCGCTCCCACCCACCCCCCGCTCATCGCGGTGCATCCCCTTCCGGCTATCGCCGGACCGTGCGCGCTGCCGCGCGTGTGACTACACCGGGGTCAGGCAAGACCGCACCCATCGAAGCGACCCTCACGCGGCGCTACGGCCGGGACCGACATCCCGCCCGGGAGCGTGCTCCACTCGACCACCGGGCAGATCGAGTGCCGCGCAGATCGAGTCCGCGAACGTCGGCGGTCACGCCAGGTGGGTGACGCGAGTGTGCACGCGGGCCGGCTGCGTCTCCTCTGCTATTTCAGGAAGGTTTGGCAGGCGGGACGGTTTGGGCCCATTCAGCCCAGTCGGCGAGGGCGGAGTACAGGCGCACGCCAGCCTCGATGGTGACGCGCATCGACTGTGTCTGCTCGCTGTACCCGAACTCCCCGCGATCCTTCCGCGCCGCATAGTCGCGATACTGCTCCGCGAGCTCGCGGTAATAGCTGGCCTCGGCCTCGAGATAACGCTGCAGCTCGTCGGTCTCCATCATCCAGAAGAACAGCGAGCGCAGCAGCGGCTGCAACCGCATGGTGTGGTCCACATCGACATCGGTCAGCCAGCGCTTCACCTCCGCGACGCCGGCATCGGTGATCCGGTACGCCTTCCGTCGCCGCGGCCCCTCGCTCTCGACCTCGACCAGGCCTTCGGCGGCGAGCTTGTTCAGCTCGGCGTAGATCTTCGGATGCTGCGCCGGCCAGATCGAGCCGAGCACCTCGGTGAACCGTCCGGCCAGGTCGTACCCGCTGGCCGGCCCTTCGGCGAGCAGCCCGAGCAGCCCGTGCCGCAGTGACATGTCCACCTCCTTCGCTGTACGGCCATCTTGACATGTCCCCACGGACATGTGCATGCTCAGATATGTCCCTAGGGACATGTCCTAGAGGACATATCCGAGGAGTTCATATGACTGAGGCACGGGCAGTTCTCGTCACCGGATCAACCGGCGGCATCGGTACGGCGACGGTCCGGCTGCTGCAGAGCCGGGGCTTCACCGTGTACGCCGGGGCGCGGGGCCGGGCCGAGTTCGAACCGGGGGTGCGGGTAGTG carries:
- a CDS encoding PhzF family phenazine biosynthesis protein gives rise to the protein MRIRVVDAFAARPFTGNPAGVCLLEAGEWPDEAWMLAVAAEMNHAETAFARPSERADADWDLRWFTPTLEERLCGHATLATTHALVSDDKVSGKVAFATRSGILIATVADDGITLDFPVNRPTEVPAPDGLGAALAVEFSEVYITGELRDLLVVVRDEATVRAVVPDYDAMAGIIEREKLRGVIVTAQGSEYDFVSRFFAPGSGIPEDPVTGSAHTSLAPYWGERLGRNELVGYQASARGGVVQVSSSGDRVYLKGQAITVLDGELLV
- a CDS encoding RidA family protein, coding for MPDLAIEPLNPSILPMSGKYSHGVQVDGAQRMVFVSGQVPWGNEHGRVPETFEAQCRMVWRNVLAVLSEAGMGIRNLVKVTTYLSDRQYRALNAKIREEVLGDHAPALTVVIADIYAENWLLEIEAVAMA
- a CDS encoding TIGR03118 family protein, whose amino-acid sequence is MSLRSKGRPLAVATALVSGLALVTPVTASAHGSHHALAVQQVNLVSDQAGKAVLTDPDLVNPWGLSLGATTPLWVSNQGTSTSTLYSAAPGSNTVTKVPTVRVTVPLPTGQVSNPGTGFLVSNATASAPARFIFATLTGQIEAWNPTINPLMGPADIKATVKGAAYTGLAISPASDRLFAANFAQGKVDVFDNAFMPVKLSKWAFRDLSLPRGFAPFNVQTLNDHVFVTYAKPDPKTGRSQAGHGLGYVDEYTVDGKFVTRVATRGALNAPWGLTLAPASWGEPTGTLLVGNFGDGRINILRPKSHGRFDFAGQVRNSHGRTLVIDGLWALLPGTATTGGTDTLWFSAGPAKETHGLLGQLRMP
- a CDS encoding GNAT family N-acetyltransferase, coding for MSVAEVRRFNRMVTQRVGVLQEDYLARGRPLGEDRVLWEIGVDGCDVRTLRARLDLDSGYLSRLLRSLTSAGLVEVEPSVADARVRMARLTGKGLDERRVLDERSDELAASILEPLDDRQRERLTAAMDEVTRLLTASMVRVEIVDPRLPAAQYCLNAYFEELERRFETGFDPARSISADHAELTLPAGLLLVATLRSEPVGCGALKLHGSDPAEIKRMWVSPDARGLGLGRRLLAELERTAAANGATVVRLETNHNLKEAIALYRSSGFEEVPAFNTEPYAHHWFEKSL
- a CDS encoding class I SAM-dependent methyltransferase, which codes for MTMHLELEEHYSERYDEASRLGSTVKGRLELARVQDLLNRYLPAPPAAVADIGGGPGVHAAWLKRRGYDVELLDPVEHHVRQATEAGISAVQGDARRLPWEDEEFDAAFVAGPMYHLRESGERQLALREAIRVTKLGGFVAVVAINRAANLIGSTLANTLIQRQAVVTDILRDGYSPRNDRMAHTTYHTVAQLRAELTHAGLRGVLIHGLTGPGGWLTVMIDAHYGDQPLPDSLQEPDPLHTALECARLADRYPEMVQSSSLLFGLGQRADL
- a CDS encoding cysteine dioxygenase family protein, translating into MTAQPIDVPNVPARQASRLVELNNCLSLDDLPGRDLTPDELSELAASIAAQPHLWEDQVAYSDEERVFASLHRDANVDVWLICWTPVNDTGWHDHDVSSGAVAVARGKLVEHNLAIGVESIETEVEAGDVYGFGPDHIHRLTGLDKGSVTVHAYSPPLWRMGQYSVKEGVLRRVSVSYADELRPID
- a CDS encoding amidohydrolase family protein — protein: MIDVHQHLWPEAFVDRLRARREPPYLDGWTLHTATEAPYDVDPAAHEIGKRVALEQDAGTTLAAVSLSSPLGIEELGDAELLAAWHEGATLFPQPFRAWASVDLLETDIKQLESLLNKGFLGLQLPAHVLGAPSSWEALGELLQTLERLNKPILVHPGSARSNEDLCWWAPVVDYTTQLQAAWWAWHAFGGRRTYPGLRLCFAAAAGLAPVHHERLAARGGRLGTIDPNLYVDTSSYGPQGIDAVARILGIDQVVHGTDRPYAGTTDLRQGDAATAVIRHDNPHRLLFGTGATTTPERGVQ
- a CDS encoding LacI family DNA-binding transcriptional regulator; protein product: MSGTGRRPTLKDIASETGLSMAAVSYALRGLHGTPETRQRVQDAADRLGYQADPVARALASGRSGSIGVLCASLEDLWQQRVAAALGRELLAPDRNAWIIDSAGDADRQLELAQHLVDHRADAIVVIPIDPAAKEWAEIAKQAPVIAIGDALPGAKAKSEVIFDNETGVSTALRRLADAGHRNVAVLSPTRRLEVERPAEEIAQSVAADLGLKLRLLQCPHDLTGATDVARALLTSANPPTGILALADSMAFGVYAASRELGLRIPDDLSLLGYDDQPMSQLLTPPLSTFHWPLDDLVSHVVSRVTSAVDTNRRVRRTTLTPTLIERGSVAAPPTN
- a CDS encoding PadR family transcriptional regulator; translated protein: MSLRHGLLGLLAEGPASGYDLAGRFTEVLGSIWPAQHPKIYAELNKLAAEGLVEVESEGPRRRKAYRITDAGVAEVKRWLTDVDVDHTMRLQPLLRSLFFWMMETDELQRYLEAEASYYRELAEQYRDYAARKDRGEFGYSEQTQSMRVTIEAGVRLYSALADWAEWAQTVPPAKPS